The Maridesulfovibrio zosterae DSM 11974 genome window below encodes:
- the tmcC gene encoding TmcC family electron transfer complex membrane anchor subunit has product MNSIYAFVVGPLAWFAWGVFVLGSAYRLVSMYQLAKAKDGSSLHYMSFKYGFRSILAWLNPAGTLGWQRNPWTAMMTFVFHICLVIVPLFLLGHVVLWDQFFGISWPTIPDQIADIMSIVVVVCCIYFGLRRFLQRDVAFLTTGKDWVALAVPGLVFLTGVLAYHEIGDAKVMLILHILCGEMMLISIPFTRLSHMLFGLFTRAYIGSEFGGVRRCKDW; this is encoded by the coding sequence ATGAACAGTATTTATGCATTCGTGGTTGGCCCTCTGGCATGGTTCGCCTGGGGCGTGTTTGTTCTTGGTTCAGCTTACAGACTGGTTTCAATGTACCAGCTGGCAAAAGCAAAAGACGGTTCGTCATTGCATTACATGAGTTTCAAGTATGGATTCAGGTCTATACTGGCTTGGCTCAATCCTGCCGGAACACTCGGCTGGCAGCGTAATCCTTGGACTGCAATGATGACCTTTGTTTTTCATATCTGTCTTGTCATTGTTCCGCTGTTCCTGCTTGGACATGTGGTTCTTTGGGATCAGTTTTTCGGCATCAGCTGGCCTACTATTCCCGATCAGATTGCTGACATCATGTCTATCGTGGTTGTTGTATGTTGCATTTATTTCGGCCTTCGCCGTTTCTTGCAGCGCGACGTGGCATTCCTGACAACCGGTAAAGACTGGGTTGCACTTGCTGTTCCCGGACTTGTTTTTCTTACCGGTGTTCTTGCTTATCACGAAATAGGTGATGCTAAGGTTATGCTTATTCTGCATATCCTTTGTGGTGAAATGATGCTTATCAGCATTCCTTTTACCCGTTTGAGCCACATGCTGTTCGGTCTGTTCACCAGAGCCTACATTGGATCAGAGTTCGGCGGTGTTCGCCGTTGTAAGGACTGGTAA
- the tmcB gene encoding electron transfer complex ferredoxin TmcB, with protein sequence MTFDRKIEDSGLNRGISRLTPERIENTLKQVIEGEAGAKLKLYAETCMRCGMCSEACHYYMSHDGDPSYSPAGKVHQTLGKILRKNYKLTAEEVYEMAQIAYTECNLCRRCIHFCPLGIDTGYIMSMVRRMCHKLGVTPQYIQDTAHSHSATMNQMWLKDDEWPDTLQWQEDEARDEMPNLRIPLDKEGADIYYSVIAPEPKFRTQLIYQAAYIFNEAGVDFTMPTEPGWDNSDMCMFTGDFEMMGRLKKRHFESALDLKVKRIVMGECGHAFRSIYDQGNRWDAWEMYPIEVVHSVEFFWELFEAGKIKLREKFKEPITVHDPCNIIRGRGLMEQSRKLAHALCENVVEMTPNLEHNYCCAAGGGVINCGPPFKNVRMKGNRIKAEQLKATGVKTILAPCHNCHGGLEDLVHYYELGMDIKFFGDLIYDLMEKPEA encoded by the coding sequence ATGACATTCGACAGGAAAATCGAAGACTCAGGGCTTAACCGCGGGATTTCCCGTCTGACCCCTGAACGTATCGAAAACACCCTTAAACAGGTTATCGAAGGAGAAGCCGGCGCAAAGCTTAAGCTATATGCTGAAACTTGTATGCGTTGCGGTATGTGCTCCGAAGCCTGCCATTACTATATGTCCCATGATGGAGACCCCAGCTATTCACCTGCTGGTAAGGTCCACCAGACTTTGGGTAAAATTCTTCGCAAGAACTACAAATTAACTGCTGAAGAAGTCTATGAAATGGCGCAGATCGCTTACACTGAGTGTAACCTCTGCCGTCGTTGTATCCATTTCTGTCCGCTGGGAATTGATACTGGTTACATCATGAGTATGGTTCGTCGTATGTGCCATAAGCTTGGTGTTACTCCTCAGTATATTCAGGATACCGCACATTCTCATTCTGCTACTATGAACCAGATGTGGCTCAAGGATGATGAATGGCCGGATACCCTGCAGTGGCAGGAAGATGAAGCTCGTGATGAAATGCCTAATCTGCGTATCCCTCTTGATAAAGAAGGTGCTGATATTTATTACTCAGTTATCGCACCGGAACCTAAGTTTCGTACTCAGTTGATTTATCAGGCTGCTTATATCTTCAACGAAGCTGGAGTTGATTTTACCATGCCTACCGAACCTGGCTGGGATAACTCCGATATGTGTATGTTCACAGGCGACTTTGAAATGATGGGTCGTCTTAAAAAACGTCACTTTGAATCTGCCCTTGATCTTAAAGTCAAACGCATCGTCATGGGTGAGTGTGGACACGCATTTCGCTCCATCTACGATCAGGGTAACCGTTGGGACGCTTGGGAAATGTATCCTATTGAAGTTGTTCACTCTGTTGAATTCTTCTGGGAGCTTTTCGAAGCTGGAAAAATCAAGCTCCGTGAAAAGTTCAAAGAACCTATCACTGTGCATGATCCATGTAATATCATCCGCGGACGCGGCTTGATGGAACAGTCTCGCAAATTAGCTCATGCACTTTGTGAAAACGTTGTTGAAATGACTCCTAACCTTGAGCACAACTATTGCTGTGCTGCCGGTGGCGGTGTTATCAACTGCGGTCCTCCGTTTAAGAATGTGCGCATGAAAGGTAACAGGATCAAAGCCGAACAGCTCAAGGCTACCGGAGTTAAGACAATTCTTGCTCCTTGTCATAACTGTCACGGTGGACTCGAAGATCTCGTTCATTACTATGAATTGGGAATGGATATTAAGTTCTTCGGTGATCTTATCTATGATCTCATGGAAAAGCCTGAAGCGTAA
- the tmcA gene encoding acidic tetraheme cytochrome c3 TmcA, with the protein MYKRVFSIAVIAACVFLYMIPAFCQEDITSLMDPAFKHPARPAAMFAHDAHNEKAGIDDCAVCHHVWENGKIVEGESSEDQKCSDCHAVKPAAGKTGLRNAYHKLCTDCHVKESKGPVTCAGCHPKGGAAAPAAHE; encoded by the coding sequence ATGTACAAAAGAGTATTCTCTATTGCGGTTATCGCCGCCTGTGTCTTTCTCTATATGATCCCCGCGTTCTGTCAGGAAGATATCACTTCCCTTATGGACCCGGCTTTTAAGCATCCTGCAAGACCTGCAGCTATGTTTGCACATGACGCACATAACGAGAAGGCTGGTATTGATGATTGTGCCGTTTGTCACCACGTGTGGGAGAACGGTAAAATCGTTGAAGGTGAGAGTTCTGAAGATCAAAAATGTTCCGACTGTCATGCTGTGAAGCCTGCAGCCGGAAAAACAGGTCTGCGTAATGCTTATCACAAGCTTTGCACTGACTGCCATGTTAAAGAAAGCAAAGGTCCCGTTACCTGCGCAGGTTGCCATCCGAAGGGTGGAGCAGCAGCACCAGCAGCACACGAATAG